A section of the Acanthopagrus latus isolate v.2019 chromosome 20, fAcaLat1.1, whole genome shotgun sequence genome encodes:
- the LOC119010295 gene encoding somatostatin receptor type 2-like, whose amino-acid sequence MALDQWPFLPTSPNISIPEPLLYDSYIQGNESDLDLNVTETREPTQDKTSSVVITFIYFMVCAVGLCGNTLVIYVILRYAKMKTVTNIYILNLAVADVLCMMSLPFIALQLALVHWPFGEVLCRVIMTVDSLNQFTSIFCLMVMSIDRYLAVVHPIKSTRWRKPRIAKLINMTVWGVSLLVILPTMIFSGLDKVPVCGIVWPEPQDVYYKAFIFYTFFIGFFLPLAVICLCYLLIIVKVKSSGIRVGSTKRKRSERKVTRMVSIVVAVFVLCWLPFYIFNVTSVTGSINPTSAVKSTFDFVVVLGYTNSCANPILYAFLSDNFKKSFQNVLCLKKVAGLDEIERSDSRADRSRMANDAAIINANLETHNAALLNGELQTSI is encoded by the exons ATGGCGTTGGATCAGTGGCCCTTTCTCCCCACTTCCCCCAACATCTCCATCCCCGAGCCCCTCCTGTACGACAGCTACATCCAGGGGAATGAGTCCGACCTGGACCTGAACGTCACAGAGACCAGGGAGCCCACCCAGGACAAGACCAGCTCGGTGGTCATCACCTTCATCTACTTCATGGTGTGCGCCGTGGGGCTCTGCGGCAACACCTTGGTCATATACGTAATCCTTCGCTACGCCAAAATGAAGACGGTGACCAACATCTACATCCTGAACCTGGCGGTGGCAGACGTCCTGTGCATGATGAGCCTGCCGTTCATCGCCCTGCAGCTGGCACTGGTGCACTGGCCCTTTGGAGAGGTGCTTTGCAGGGTGATCATGACTGTGG ACTCTCTCAATCAGTTCACCAGCATCTTCTGTCTGATGGTGATGAGCATCGATCGATACTTAGCTGTTGTCCACCCTATTAAGTCCACAAGATGGCGGAAGCCCCGCATTGCCAAGCTTATTAACATGACGGTATGGGGTGTGTCGCTGTTGGTCATCCTTCCCACTATGATCTTCAGCGGCCTGGACAAGGTTCCGGTGTGCGGCATCGTGTGGCCGGAGCCCCAGGATGTCTACTACAAAGCTTTCATATTCTACACCTTCTTCATTGGATTCTTCCTGCCACTGGCGGTCATATGTCTTTGCTACCTGCTCATTATAGTCAAG GTTAAATCTTCTGGAATACGAGTGGGTTCCACCAAGCGCAAGCGCTCTGAGCGCAAGGTGACGCGCATGGTGTCCATCGTGGTGGCGGTGTTCGTCCTCTGCTGGCTGCCTTTCTACATCTTCAACGTCACCTCCGTCACCGGCTCCATCAACCCGACCTCCGCCGTGAAGAGCACCTTTGACTTCGTGGTGGTGCTCGGCTACACCAACAGCTGCGCCAACCCCATCCTGTACGCCTTCCTGTCGGACAACTTCAAGAAGAGCTTTCAGAACGTTCTGTGCCTGAAGAAGGTGGCGGGCCTGGACGAGATCGAGCGCAGCGACAGCAGGGCGGACAGGAGCAGGATGGCTAACGACGCCGCGATAATCAACGCCAACTTGGAGACTCACAATGCCGCCCTGCTCAACGGCGAGCTGCAGACGAGCATCTGA
- the LOC119009306 gene encoding tumor necrosis factor receptor superfamily member 13B isoform X1, which yields MLNRGPASLSSSNHGFSHCVFISPERGLTVPMADRCHTGQYWDALISRCMDCDIECQRQHVIPRCTSYCEPANCKAQPGHYYDGLLKRCVRCAEVCDGPPAECTQHCQTSPPPIKKLLTTTRLLVGVTSHVPSPRVPTALEDPTIVVYTLLALCTVLLFSSLSLALVVSLRGARAKSSNPANKEDKRNQECVVQLGQEVGPPGPQQGQSAEDFVTKSSLPTDREPSNDSSPTETCVCVHCFPDLKALGQGHDRPPKAPLSFYPQAVLHRAQIQNGEPLWTEGNLYTSGPEVQDEAAVG from the exons ATGCTGAATCGTGGGCCTGCCTCACTCTCTTCTTCAAATCACGGATTCTCCCACTGCGTCTTCATCTCGCCAG AGCGAGGGTTGACAGTGCCGATGGCTGATCGTTGCCATACGGGTCAGTACTGGGATGCCTTAATCAGTAGATGCATGGACTGTGATATAGAATGCCAGCGACAGCATGTCATCCCCAGATGCACCAGTTACTGTG AGCCGGCGAACTGTAAGGCACAGCCTGGCCACTACTACGACGGGCTGCTGAAGAGATGCGTGAGATGCGCTGAAGTTTGCGATGGACCGCCGGCAGAGTGCACCCAGCACTGCCAGA CCTCACCACCTCCAATAAAAAAGCTCCTGACCACTACAAGGCTGCTGGTGGGAGTTACGTCACACGTGCCGTCCCCCAGAGTGCCGACAGCCCTGGAAGACCCCACTATTGTCGTGTACACCCTGCTGGCGCTGtgcacagtgctgctgttttctAGCTTGTCTCTTGCCTTGGTTGTCTCTCTGAGGGGAGCCAGAGCCAAGAGCTCCAACCCTGCTAACAAGGAGGATAAGCGCAACCAGGAGTGCGTGGTCCAGCTGGGCCAGGAGGTCGGCCCGCCAGGTCCCCAGCAAGGACAGAGCGCCGAAG ATTTTGTAACAAAGTCAAGCCTCCCCACTGACCGCGAGCCGTCGAATGACTCCAGCCCCACTGAGACCTGCGTGTGCGTCCACTGTTTCCCTGATCTGAAAGCACTAGGCCAGGGCCACGACAGGCCGCCGAAAGCACCTTTGTCATTCTACCCGCAGGCTGTCCTCCACAGAGCCCAGATCCAAAATGGAGAACCTCTCTGGACTGAGGGGAACTTATACACCTCTGGACCCGAGGTGCAGGACGAGGCAGCGGTGGGATGA
- the LOC119009306 gene encoding tumor necrosis factor receptor superfamily member 13B isoform X2 yields MADRCHTGQYWDALISRCMDCDIECQRQHVIPRCTSYCEPANCKAQPGHYYDGLLKRCVRCAEVCDGPPAECTQHCQTSPPPIKKLLTTTRLLVGVTSHVPSPRVPTALEDPTIVVYTLLALCTVLLFSSLSLALVVSLRGARAKSSNPANKEDKRNQECVVQLGQEVGPPGPQQGQSAEDFVTKSSLPTDREPSNDSSPTETCVCVHCFPDLKALGQGHDRPPKAPLSFYPQAVLHRAQIQNGEPLWTEGNLYTSGPEVQDEAAVG; encoded by the exons ATGGCTGATCGTTGCCATACGGGTCAGTACTGGGATGCCTTAATCAGTAGATGCATGGACTGTGATATAGAATGCCAGCGACAGCATGTCATCCCCAGATGCACCAGTTACTGTG AGCCGGCGAACTGTAAGGCACAGCCTGGCCACTACTACGACGGGCTGCTGAAGAGATGCGTGAGATGCGCTGAAGTTTGCGATGGACCGCCGGCAGAGTGCACCCAGCACTGCCAGA CCTCACCACCTCCAATAAAAAAGCTCCTGACCACTACAAGGCTGCTGGTGGGAGTTACGTCACACGTGCCGTCCCCCAGAGTGCCGACAGCCCTGGAAGACCCCACTATTGTCGTGTACACCCTGCTGGCGCTGtgcacagtgctgctgttttctAGCTTGTCTCTTGCCTTGGTTGTCTCTCTGAGGGGAGCCAGAGCCAAGAGCTCCAACCCTGCTAACAAGGAGGATAAGCGCAACCAGGAGTGCGTGGTCCAGCTGGGCCAGGAGGTCGGCCCGCCAGGTCCCCAGCAAGGACAGAGCGCCGAAG ATTTTGTAACAAAGTCAAGCCTCCCCACTGACCGCGAGCCGTCGAATGACTCCAGCCCCACTGAGACCTGCGTGTGCGTCCACTGTTTCCCTGATCTGAAAGCACTAGGCCAGGGCCACGACAGGCCGCCGAAAGCACCTTTGTCATTCTACCCGCAGGCTGTCCTCCACAGAGCCCAGATCCAAAATGGAGAACCTCTCTGGACTGAGGGGAACTTATACACCTCTGGACCCGAGGTGCAGGACGAGGCAGCGGTGGGATGA